A part of Flavobacteriaceae bacterium GSB9 genomic DNA contains:
- a CDS encoding SUKH-4 family immunity protein, whose amino-acid sequence MKPEEFKNIWTLDDDNLNPISGEKLKGLGLSESSIEFLVKSGLPDSAAPFLSFSKDSNDVYDSVQKLTTIYDFLEPEFEKYIVIGTCNDGDPIVINTGNNDRIEYLDHEDYFSSQPFNSDLSAMAKCLIAYRDFIKRVQAENGEDAFLNSDFTDGQFEVLKLDLKNADSEVIESDGFWFQQLEMELELREDANKGK is encoded by the coding sequence ATGAAACCAGAAGAATTTAAAAACATATGGACTTTGGACGATGACAATCTCAATCCAATCAGTGGAGAAAAACTGAAAGGACTTGGACTTTCAGAAAGTTCAATTGAATTTCTTGTAAAATCGGGATTACCAGATAGCGCTGCACCTTTTCTATCTTTCTCAAAAGATTCTAATGATGTTTATGATAGTGTTCAAAAACTGACAACCATTTATGACTTTTTAGAACCCGAATTTGAAAAGTACATAGTAATTGGTACTTGTAATGACGGAGACCCAATTGTAATAAATACAGGAAATAATGACCGAATAGAATATCTCGACCATGAAGATTATTTCAGTTCGCAACCTTTTAATTCTGACCTCTCCGCCATGGCTAAATGCTTAATAGCTTATCGGGATTTTATAAAAAGAGTACAAGCGGAGAATGGTGAAGATGCGTTTCTCAACTCTGATTTTACGGACGGACAATTCGAAGTGTTAAAATTGGACTTAAAAAATGCCGATTCAGAAGTAATTGAAAGTGATGGATTTTGGTTTCAACAGTTAGAAATGGAATTAGAATTAAGAGAAGATGCAAATAAAGGAAAATAA